Proteins encoded together in one Prevotella scopos JCM 17725 window:
- a CDS encoding sensor histidine kinase translates to MQWTDRTRQVKIFLVIAAIIIAVASLLVSHSLTHDLSVQEKSKMQVWAEAMKSLSAADENTDLSLVLKVLDENHTIPVVVLDNDGKVTEFRNLVIKARNAQDSLNYVTSQGLQMKVAGQVIRIALSKNHNDYIDVCYDDSLMLKRIAIYPYVQLGVVMLFVIVAIFALLTSKRAEQNKVWVGLSKETAHQLGTPISSLMAWITILKESYPDDELLPEMDKDVKRLKLIADRFSKIGSIPEPVPASLNDVLRHVVDYMDRRTSKKIEMRTELPTDDIIINMNSSLFEWVIENLCKNAVDAMGGKLGCITLRLEETENRVYVEVSDTGKGIKKKDIRNIFRPGFTTKDRGWGLGLSLAKRIVEEYHHGKIYVKSSEVGKGTTFRIELRKE, encoded by the coding sequence ATGCAATGGACCGACAGAACCCGACAGGTAAAGATATTTTTAGTAATCGCAGCCATTATTATTGCGGTAGCGTCATTACTTGTGTCACACTCTTTGACCCATGACTTATCAGTACAAGAGAAGAGTAAGATGCAAGTATGGGCAGAAGCTATGAAATCTTTAAGTGCAGCAGATGAAAACACCGACTTAAGTCTTGTATTGAAAGTGTTAGATGAAAATCACACGATTCCTGTTGTTGTTTTAGATAACGATGGCAAAGTTACAGAATTTCGTAATTTAGTCATTAAAGCACGCAATGCTCAAGATAGCCTCAATTATGTTACCTCTCAAGGGCTACAAATGAAGGTTGCAGGACAAGTGATTCGCATAGCTTTGAGCAAAAATCATAATGATTATATAGATGTATGCTATGATGATTCTTTAATGTTAAAGCGAATCGCTATATATCCTTACGTACAGTTGGGTGTCGTTATGTTATTTGTTATTGTTGCTATATTTGCTTTACTCACTTCGAAACGTGCTGAACAAAATAAGGTTTGGGTTGGATTAAGCAAGGAAACAGCACATCAGTTAGGCACTCCTATCTCATCTCTTATGGCATGGATAACGATATTAAAGGAATCTTACCCAGACGACGAACTCTTACCTGAGATGGATAAAGATGTAAAACGTCTTAAACTCATTGCAGATCGTTTTTCAAAGATTGGTTCAATTCCTGAGCCAGTTCCTGCAAGTCTTAACGATGTCCTTCGTCATGTGGTCGACTATATGGATCGTCGTACATCAAAAAAGATAGAGATGAGGACTGAACTACCAACTGATGACATTATTATTAATATGAATTCGTCTCTCTTTGAATGGGTGATTGAAAACCTATGTAAGAATGCTGTTGATGCTATGGGTGGAAAACTTGGTTGTATTACCTTACGTTTAGAGGAAACAGAAAATCGTGTATACGTTGAAGTAAGTGATACTGGAAAGGGAATAAAGAAGAAGGATATTAGAAACATATTTCGGCCTGGCTTTACCACAAAGGATCGTGGTTGGGGGTTAGGATTAAGTCTGGCAAAACGTATAGTAGAAGAATATCATCATGGTAAGATTTATGTTAAAAGTTCGGAAGTAGGGAAAGGCACAACTTTTCGTATAGAACTTCGGAAGGAGTAA